The proteins below come from a single Aegilops tauschii subsp. strangulata cultivar AL8/78 chromosome 6, Aet v6.0, whole genome shotgun sequence genomic window:
- the LOC109757450 gene encoding photosynthetic NDH subunit of subcomplex B 4, chloroplastic, producing MASSLLKPHSHCSALPSGRSGGLHGGSCPATARVVQGPAGRRGDALKARAFPLDVVPLMVTMVEHVDNQRDWVVTKSIWHLSDTAIKSFYTFYAMFTVWGVCFFASMKDPFYDSEHYRGQGGDGTVHWYYDRQEDIEATARGDLLREELLEEIEQRVGGLRELEDAGMEGELEEAK from the exons ATGGCGTCGTCGTTGCTGAAGCCACACTCCCACTGCTCCGCTCTGCCGTCCGGTAGAAGCGGCGGCCTACACGGCGGCAGCTGCCCCGCGACTGCGCGCGTAGTGCAGGGGCCAGCCGGGAGGAGGGGCGACGCGCTGAAGGCGAGGGCGTTCCCGCTGGACGTGGTGCCGCTGATGGTGACGATGGTGGAGCACGTCGACAACCAGAGGGACTGGGTTGTCACCAAGTCCATCTGGCATCTCAGCGACACGGCCATCAAGAGCTTCT ACACGTTCTACGCCATGTTCACGGTCTGGGGCGTCTGCTTTTTCGCGTCCATGAAG GATCCGTTCTACGACAGCGAGCATTACAGGGGGCAAGGGGGTGATGGCACGGTGCACTGGTACTACGATCGG CAAGAGGACATCGAAGCGACCGCGAGGGGGGATCTGCTGAGGGAGGAGCTGCTTGAGGAGATCGAGCAGAGGGTCGGAGGGCTGAGGGAGCTCGAGGACGCGGGAATGGAGGGGGAGCTCGAGGAAGCCAAGTAG